GTCGGCGGTCCTGATGCCGCGGGACTCGACGGCCTCGATCCGGTCGGCGACCACGTCCACGTGGGGGCGGGTGAGGGCTGGGTACCAGTCGTTGGAGAAGAGCAGCCGCTTGCAGCCCAGCGGGTAGTCCGGCACCAGCCGCGCCCGGAGGGCGGGGTCGCGCACCTGGCGGCGCAGGTGCAGCTGCCACGCCTTGTGCAGCACGCCGACCAGACGGCCGTCGGAGTCGAGGGTCCGGTTCAGCTGCTCGGACAGATGGAACACCCCCTGCCTGGTGAGGCGGTGCAGCCGCGGGTGCGCCGCGAACCGGCGCTGCTGCCGGGGCGAGTACGGACCGTCGGGCTTCGGGACGACGTACGGCGCCGAGCGCTGGAACACGCTCAGCGAGGCGACCCGGTCGACGATCGCGGGCACCACCTGGATCGCGCTCGCGCCGGTGCCGACGATCGCGACGCGCTGTCCGGTGAGGTCGACCCCGTGGTCCCAGGTCGCCGTGTGGAAGGACGGGCCCGTGAAGCTCCCGAGGCCCGGGAGGGCCGGGATCGAGGGACGCGAGAGCTGGCCGACCGCGGAGACGAGGACGTCGGCGCGCAGCTCCTCTCCACCGGCCAGGCGGACCGTCCACTGCCGCCCGACGTCGTCCCACGCCGCGCCGGTCACCTCCGCGCCGGTGCGGACCAGCTCGCGCAGGCCGCTGGCAACGGCGTGGGAACGGAGGTAGTCGAGGATCTCGGGCTGGCGGGCGTAGCGGTGCGACCAGTCGTGCTTGCGCGCGAAGGACCACGAGTAGAGCACCGACGGCACGTCGCACGCCGCCCCCGGGTAGGTGTTCTCCCGCCACACCCCACCGACGTCGTCGGCGCGCTCCAGGACCGTGACGTCGCTGACGCCCGCCTCGCGGAGGTGGTGGGCAGCGGCGAGACCGCCGAAGCCGGCGCCGATGACGATCACGGAGGGATGGGCCATGAGCCCACGCTAGGAACCGGAGGTGGACCGCTGCCAGCGACGTCCGGCCAGGAGATCCATAATTCCGGCCATGATCTCCACGTCCTTCGAGCCGGCCGCGGCCCGTGACTGGCAGTTCCCGCGTCACGTCGCCGGGACGGCACTGCTCGTGACGGTCGGCGCGGCGGCCGGCGCACCGGTGACGGCGCTGCTGCGCGGCAGCGGCCTGGGCGCGCGTGACGTCGCCGACCCGCAGCGCGAGGTGACCGCGGACCAGGAGCTCCGGGTGGTCCGCAACCTGCTCGCCGCCGCTCCTGGCGTGACCGGCGGGCAGGTCGGTGCGGCCTACCACGCCTCCACGTTCGGTCCGCTCGGCTTCGCCCTGCTGAGCAGCCCGACACTCGGGGACGCCGCCAACCTGGCGCTGCGCTTCATCGACCTCAGCTTCACGTTCACGATCCCGTCGGCGAGCGTCGAGGACGACGAGGTGGTCGTGCGCGTCGACCACCGTGGTGTCCCCGACGACGTCCGCCGGTTCCTGGTCGAGCGAGACCTGACCGCGATCTGGACGGTGCTGCGGGAGATCTGCGGCAACCCGCGAGGCCTCGTCGCCACCGGCGATCCGGCCGGCGGCGAGCTCCGCTTCGCGAGCACCTGGCTGGCCCACCCGCTCCCCCAGGCCAACACCCACGCCTGCGCACTCGCCGAGGCCCTGTGCCGCGACCTCGTCTCACCGCGTCGCGGCCGCGACGCCTTCACCGGGCAGGTCAGGATCCTCGTCGCCCAGCACCTCGAGGCGGGCGCCCCGATGGCCGACGTCGCCTCCGCCCTCGGGCTCAGCGAGCGCTCGTTGCGCCGCCGCCTGGCCGCCGCGGGGACGTCGTACCGCACCGTGCTCGACGACGTCCGCGCCGTGGCCGCCGAGGACCTGCTCGCCGACGGGCTGCTGCTGGACGAGGTCGCGCGGCGACTCGGGTACGCCGAGGCGTCGAGCCTGGTCGTGGCCCACCGGCGGTGGACCGGGCGCACGCCGCGCCGTCAGGCGTCGAGCGCACGCAGGTAGCCGCCTCGTCCCTTCCGGCCCCGCCCGGGTTCGCGATACTGATGCGATCGGCCACGGGTACTGCCTGAGCATGGGTATCGAGTCGGCCACCGTCCTCGACGACCGCTACCGGCTGCTCGACGAGCTGGGCCACGGCGGGATGTCCGACGTCTTCCGCGCCTTCGACGACGTGTTGAAGCGCGAGGTGGCCGTGAAGGTCCTGCGCGAGGTCGAGGATCCCGTGCTCCGGGCACGGTTCGTCGCCGAGGCCCAGCTGCTCGCAGGACTCAACCACCCCGGACTGGTCACGCTGCTCGATGCCGGCATCCGGTCCGACCGGCCCTATCTCGTGATGACTCTGGCCGAAGGGCCGACCCTCGCCGGCCAGCTCAGCGCGGGAGCCCTGCCGCCGAGGACGGTCGCTGAGATCGGGACACAGCTCGCCGCAGCGCTCGCCTACGCCCATGAGCAGGGGGTCACGCATCGCGACGTCAAGCCGAGCAATGTGCTGCTGTGCGCCGACTCGCGGGCGCTGCTGGCCGACTTCGGGATCGCACGCCTCGCCGGCGACCTCGAGCAGCACACCCGGTCCGGCGAGACGGTCGGCTCTCCGGCCTACCTCGCGCCCGAGCAGGCCGCGGGCGAGGCCATCACTCCGGCGGCGGACGTCTACTCCCTGGGCCTCGTGCTGCTCGAAGCACTCACCGGGGAACGGGCGTTCCCAGGTCCGCCGCTCGAGTCAGCCGTACGCCGGCTCTGCACCCAGCCGGCGCTCCCGGCGTCGCTACCACGCGCCTGGCGAGACCTGCTGCAGGCGATGACCGCCCGTGACCCCGACGCCAGGCCGACCGCCGAGGACGTCGCCTCGGCGCTGGCCGCGGTCGCGAACGACCTGGTGCCGCCCGCCCCTGAACCGAGCGAGAGCACCCAGCCGATGGCCGTGCCGCGTCCCGGCGAGCCCGCGTCCCGCCACCGACGCCGCTGGCTCCTGGCTGCCGCGCTGCTGGTCGCGTTGGCCCTCACCGCCCTGGTGCTCGTCGTGACGTCGCGCGACCCAGCGCCCACCTACGGCCGCACGGACGTTCCCGCGGGCGTTCCGGAGCAGTATCAGGCACCCTTGCAGGACCTCCACGACGCCATCGAGGAGCCGCAGTGAGCCGGCGCATCCGAGTCGCGCTCGCCGCCGCCGCCCTCGTCCTCCTGCCTGCACTCGGCGTCGCGGGCTGCGGGGCGGCGCAGCGGACCTCTGCCGCGGACGACGTGCCTGCGCTCCGCGCGTCGCTGAGCAAGGTCGATCACGCGATGGCCGCGCGGCACTACCCGGCGGCACAGGAGGCGCTGCTCCAGCTCATCGCCGAGGTCCGGCGCGCACGCGCTGCCGGGGACCTCGACGCGGCAGCGGCGAGGGACATCCTCGCCGCGGCGCGTGCGCTGCTGGCGGGCCTGGGCGTCGACGCCCCGGCGGCTGACCCTCCGACACCCGCGGTCGGTGAGAGTCCGGGGAATGACGCGACTCCCCGCCCGACCAGGACCCCGCGCAGGGAGTCGTCGCCCGGACCCATCCCGACACCGACCTCGACACCGACCTCGACACCGACTCCCGGTCCGCTGCCGTCAGAAGCGCCCACGTCGGCGTCCTCGGACCCGGCAGGTCCCGGGGCCCCCGCGTCGAGCCCGGGGGCCGACGGCACGACGCCCTCCCCGTCAGGAGCCGCCACGCAGGCCGCCACGCAGGCCGCCACGGCCAGTACCACGGCGAACGCACCGTGACCGAGTGCGCGCCGCGGGTGTGACTACGCGGCGGGATAGGTCACCGTACGGTCGGGGCCCACCTCCGGCTCCGCACCCCACCGGCCCAGCACGTGACGTCGTGGCGCCTGGCCGACGCTGAGGTGCCACACCGTCCAGCCGCGTGCGACGACGTCGTTCGCGATGAGCAGCCGGTGACAGCGCCACGGCATCGGCTCCCCGCAGAGCAGGACCGCGTTCCGGGCACGCGCCAGCTCCTCGAGCTCCGCGCGTCCCTGTGCGTAGGGTGCGGTGAGCGTGTAGTCGGCGTAGTTGTGGAAGCTCTGGTTGCGCCACCCGGCGTTGAGGGCCGGATCGACGTCCTGGCGCCGGCGGCGCCCGGCCAGCTCAGGCACCCGGAGGTAGTCGATGCCGGCCTCGCCCAGCCACCCCGGCATGGCGTCACCGTCGAACTGCGGACTCCGACGGGACCCCGGCAAGGCTCGAACGTCGACCACCAGGTCCACCTGCTCCGCGAGCAGCGGTTCGAGGAACGCCGCTTCCGGACACGTCCAGTGCCCGATCGTCCACAGCGTCTCGCCGGTCGTCGCCGGCGTCCCTGGCCCGTGGTCACCCATCAGACCGGTCTACACCACCGGTGGTCGGCCGGTCGGCGCGATGCATGAAATGCAGAACGGCGGCCCTGGGGCCGCCGTTCTGTCTGGTGTCCGAGGGGGGACTTGAACCCCCACGCCCTAATACGGGCACTAGCACCTCAAGCTAGCGCGTCTGCCAATTCCGCCACCCGGACGAGTGCTGGGAAACCGTAGCAAAGGCTGCGCGCAGACACGGAATCGGCACCCCTTTTTTCCGCTACGTGGGCTCACTGCGGGCGGACGAGCTGCACGACCAGGCCGCGGCCCGGCTCCGCCTCGCTGGCGACCACGGTGAGGGTGTCGGGGAGCTCGGCGCCGAGTGCCTCGGCCTCGGCGTACGAGCCGAGCTGGAGCAGGGCGGCTCCGTCGGGATGGAGATGGCGCTCGATCAGCCGCACGCAGTCTCGTGCCCGGTCCAGCCCGTCGGCACCGCCGTCGATCGCCAGGACCGGGTCCGCGGGGAAGCACCCGACGAGCTCGCTGCGCACCCAGGGCGGGTCGGCGACGACCAGCGCGAACACCTCGTCGGAGCTGAACTCCTCCAGCGACACGGTGCGCACGTCGACCAGCGCCGCGCGGCCCGCCGACTCCGCGTTGAGGCGGGCGTAGGCACAGGCCACCGGGTCCACGTCCACGCACACGAGGCGGCGGTCGGTGCCGTGCACGGCCAGCAGGCCGAGGTGGCCCACGCCGCTGCAGAGCTCGAGCACGGGTCCGGGTGGTACGACGGACAGCAGGTCGTGGGCCCACAGCGCCTGGGTCTGCGTCCATGCCCGCGGCGCCAGCACCCGCTCGTCGTAGCTGATCGTCAGGGAGCCGAAGGGAACGCTGTGGCCCCTCGTGGGGCGGCGGGTCACCGGTCAGCCGACCGTCTTGCCGTCGGGACACTCCCGGCAGGCCCACCACTGCACGAGGACCGAGCCGTCCGGAGCGAGCGTGACCGGCCCCCGGACGTGCTCGGTGGTCGTGCCGCAGGACAGGCACTCCAGACGCCGCACCTGCTGTGGACTGCCGGCCGTCCGGCCGTGGGGGACGAGACGCGCGGCGACCACGCGGGGGTCCGGCGCCGGCGCAGCACTCCCGCAGCCGCTCGAGGGGGATTGCTGCATCCCTCCACGCTAGGCACCGGCTGGTCCGTCCGATATCCGCTGCGCGCCAGTCTCCGTGGCCGTCCAGCGAACCCGGGCACGGAGCTGGTCACCCCCGGCGACGCGTGGCGCCGGGCGTCTCGTCGTACGCACGCCGGTAGGCCTGCCCGAACCTGCCCTGGTGCGTGAACCCCCACCGCAGCGCGATGTCCGTCACGCTCGCGCCGTCACCCGAACCCGCGGCGGCGAGGTCGCGGTGCGCCCGGGCGAGGCGGACGTCGCGCAGGTACGTCATCGGCGTGGTGTCCAGGTGACGCCGGAAGGCCAGCTGCAGCGACCGGACGCTCACGTGGGCGGCCGCCGCGATCTCGACCGGAGAGAGGTCGAGATCGGCGTTCGCGTCGATGAAGGCGATCGCCCGGCGTACGGCGGCCGGGTGGGCGTCGCGACTGTCGGCGAGGCTCGGACCGGCGACCGAGGTGTTCGAGAACGCCTCGAGCAGCTGGGCCGCGAGGTAGCGCGTCGCCGTCCCGAGCACCAGCGGGCTGGCCACTGCGTCCGGGTCGGACAGTACGACGTTGTCGAGGTGGTCGATGGCGGCCCGGACCCGACGTGCGGCGGCCGCGTCGACCGGACGGTGGCCGGTGAGCTCGACCGTGTCGTGACCGGGCGCCGGGGAGGCCACCTGGGCCAGGACCGACGGGTCGAGCATGGTCACCGTGTAGCTCGCCCGGTTGATCGTGCCGCCGTAGGCGCGCTGCGGTGGCGCGAGCGAGAACAGCTCGCCGGCGCCGAAGCTCTCGGCCGTCGTGCGCTCCGGTCCGTGGTCCTCGACGGTGCCGGACGCGACGTCGCACAGGCTGATCATCTGCAGCGGCTCGACCTCGTAGGACATGACGAACCCGAGGTCGACGCGGTCCACGCTGATCGCTGGGGCGGCGGCCCGCGCGATCCGGGTCGACGCGGTGGTCGTGGTGCTCCCGATCCGCATGGGCGCGTAGTTCTCGCTCAGGAACTGCTCGGTCTCCTCGAGACCGTCACTCTCGAACAACATCGTCGCCGCGCCTCCTGCACACTTCTCCACGGACCCTAGTACCCGCTACGGACAGTCATGACCTCCCAGGTCATGGGCAGCGGCCGCGACCGGTCGGACGATGGCCGCATGACATCGAGCCTGGACGTCCTGGCGTGGGGGCGAATCGGACTGGGGGCGGCGGCGCTCGCCGCGCCCGGCACGACCAGCCGCACGTTCGGGATCACGCCGACCCCGGAGGTGGCGTACCTGACCCGGATCTACGGTGCCCGCGCGATCGCCCTCGGGGCGGCGTACCTCCTCGGCGGAAGGGCTGAGCGCGACCGCCTGCACCTGCTGGGGCTCGGCATCGACGTGTCCGACACGGTGACCGGCCTGGGGCACCTGGTACGACGCGACAGCAGCCCGCGCGCGATGGTGCTGGTGACGGCGCTGACCGGGAGCTATGCGGCGGTCGGTGCGGTGCGCGCGCTGGGCCGACACGCCCGGCGCCCTTGAACGAGGTGCGGGCACCTGCAACGGTGGGAAAGGTCTCTGACCTCGAACCGAGAAGGCAAGCCATGCTCACCCTCACCGAGAACGCCTGCACGATCGTCAAGCAGATGACCGACGCCCCCGACGTCCCGGACTCCGCGGGACTGCGCATCACCCAGGCCGAGGCCGGCTTCGCCGTGTCCGCTGCCGACCAGGCCGAACCCGGCGACAAGGTGGTCGAACAGGACGGTGCGACCGTCTACCTCGACGAGGACTCCGCCACCAAGCTCGACACGATGACGCTCGACGCGGGCATCGACGACTCCGGCACGCTGCAGTTCGGGCTTCTCGCCCAGGCCTAGATGTAGGCCCGTCGGGCTCGCTCTGGGATCGTGGGCGCATGCAGGACCTGCGCATCGCCTTCGTTCCCGGAGTGACCCCCGACAAGTGGGCGCGGGTGTGGCGCGAGCGCAACCCGCGGATCCGGCTCCACCTCCTCCCGGTCGAGGAGGAGCAGCAGCGTGGCGTCCTCGACGACGGCGACGCCGACATGGCGCTGGTGCGGCTGCCGGTCGACCTCGAGTCGCCGTCGCCGCTGCACTGTGTGCGCCTGTACGACGAGGTGCCGGTCGTCGTCGCCGGGCGCGAGCACTTCGTGGCAGCCTCCGATCCCGACACGCCGATCCCCCTGGCCGACCTCGCCGAGGAGCAGCTCGTGCTGCCGCACCCGTCGGGGTGGACGCCGTCGGTGGAGCAGCTGCCGTTCCCCGCGATGGACGTCAAGGACGCGATCGAGGTCGCGGCCTCGGGCAGCGGGATCGTGATCGTGCCGATGTCGGTGGCCCGCCTGCACCACCGCAAGGACGTCGTGCAGCGTCCGGTCGAGCTCGACCCGACCAGCGTGGCCCTCGTGTGGCTGCGGGACGCGGACAGCCCGGTCCACCAGGACTTCGTCGGCGTGGTGCGCGGCCGCCGCGCCAGCAGCAGCCGCTGACCCGCTCGCCCCTGCGTCGGCTCAGCCCCAGGTCGCGCCGACCCGCGCCGCCAGCTCCCGCCCCTGGTCCCGACCGGAACGTGCCGCCGGTGCGCGCAGCGAGAGGTCCATGGCACTCGCGCCGAGGTGCTCGGTGGCCGGGAAGAGCGTCTCCACCCGGCTGCCGCCCGCGCGCAGCCCGGCGACCTGGGACGCGAGGTCGAGGCCCCACTCCTGCGGGGCACGCGACCGGCCGCCGAACGGCGAGAGCACCAGGACGTCGTCGTAGCCGGCCGCCAGGTCCGCGTTGTCGGCATTGGCCCGGAAGCCGCCGTCGATGTAGGACCGGCGCCCGATCGGGTACGCCGGCCCGCTCGAGCAGCTCGCCGCCACCGCGTCGACGAGGTCGACCCCGCTGTCGCGCTCGAAGCCCACGGGCTCGCCGGTCGCGGCGTCGACGGCCGTGATCAGCAGCCGCTGTGCCGGCCAGGCCGGGCTCGGCAGGCGGGTCGCGACCGTGGCTCGCCAGCGCTCGGCCCAGGACTCCCCCGACCCCGCCGCGAGGTCGAGCGCCGCGGCGCCCAACCGCCGGCGCATGTCGGCCGCGTCGGTGGCGGCGGCGATCAGGCGCGCCGTCCGCTCCATCTGGTCCGCCACGGGTCGCGCCGCTCCGGGCCGTGCGGGACGCTGCGGGACCGGTGCCTCCAGGACCGCCGTGAGCAGCTCCGCCGCGGAGCTGCTGGTGACCTGGGCGGCGGCGG
The genomic region above belongs to Nocardioides sp. QY071 and contains:
- a CDS encoding LysR family transcriptional regulator substrate-binding protein, with translation MQDLRIAFVPGVTPDKWARVWRERNPRIRLHLLPVEEEQQRGVLDDGDADMALVRLPVDLESPSPLHCVRLYDEVPVVVAGREHFVAASDPDTPIPLADLAEEQLVLPHPSGWTPSVEQLPFPAMDVKDAIEVAASGSGIVIVPMSVARLHHRKDVVQRPVELDPTSVALVWLRDADSPVHQDFVGVVRGRRASSSR
- a CDS encoding serine/threonine-protein kinase; this translates as MGIESATVLDDRYRLLDELGHGGMSDVFRAFDDVLKREVAVKVLREVEDPVLRARFVAEAQLLAGLNHPGLVTLLDAGIRSDRPYLVMTLAEGPTLAGQLSAGALPPRTVAEIGTQLAAALAYAHEQGVTHRDVKPSNVLLCADSRALLADFGIARLAGDLEQHTRSGETVGSPAYLAPEQAAGEAITPAADVYSLGLVLLEALTGERAFPGPPLESAVRRLCTQPALPASLPRAWRDLLQAMTARDPDARPTAEDVASALAAVANDLVPPAPEPSESTQPMAVPRPGEPASRHRRRWLLAAALLVALALTALVLVVTSRDPAPTYGRTDVPAGVPEQYQAPLQDLHDAIEEPQ
- a CDS encoding Fe-S cluster assembly protein HesB — protein: MLTLTENACTIVKQMTDAPDVPDSAGLRITQAEAGFAVSAADQAEPGDKVVEQDGATVYLDEDSATKLDTMTLDAGIDDSGTLQFGLLAQA
- a CDS encoding class I SAM-dependent methyltransferase, with protein sequence MTRRPTRGHSVPFGSLTISYDERVLAPRAWTQTQALWAHDLLSVVPPGPVLELCSGVGHLGLLAVHGTDRRLVCVDVDPVACAYARLNAESAGRAALVDVRTVSLEEFSSDEVFALVVADPPWVRSELVGCFPADPVLAIDGGADGLDRARDCVRLIERHLHPDGAALLQLGSYAEAEALGAELPDTLTVVASEAEPGRGLVVQLVRPQ
- a CDS encoding NAD(P)/FAD-dependent oxidoreductase codes for the protein MAHPSVIVIGAGFGGLAAAHHLREAGVSDVTVLERADDVGGVWRENTYPGAACDVPSVLYSWSFARKHDWSHRYARQPEILDYLRSHAVASGLRELVRTGAEVTGAAWDDVGRQWTVRLAGGEELRADVLVSAVGQLSRPSIPALPGLGSFTGPSFHTATWDHGVDLTGQRVAIVGTGASAIQVVPAIVDRVASLSVFQRSAPYVVPKPDGPYSPRQQRRFAAHPRLHRLTRQGVFHLSEQLNRTLDSDGRLVGVLHKAWQLHLRRQVRDPALRARLVPDYPLGCKRLLFSNDWYPALTRPHVDVVADRIEAVESRGIRTADGRLHEADVIVFGTGFAATEFLAPMDIRGRSGRLLADAWQGGARAHLGITVPGFPSFFVLYGPNTNLGGSSIIGMLEAQAGYVAQAVTSLGRHGPVEVREDRATAYDTEMQRRLAESVWSSCTSWYRDPSGRITTNWPGTVREYQQRTARLDPGDFRADLPAQEGATR
- a CDS encoding DUF488 domain-containing protein; this encodes MGDHGPGTPATTGETLWTIGHWTCPEAAFLEPLLAEQVDLVVDVRALPGSRRSPQFDGDAMPGWLGEAGIDYLRVPELAGRRRRQDVDPALNAGWRNQSFHNYADYTLTAPYAQGRAELEELARARNAVLLCGEPMPWRCHRLLIANDVVARGWTVWHLSVGQAPRRHVLGRWGAEPEVGPDRTVTYPAA
- a CDS encoding helix-turn-helix domain-containing protein, with the protein product MLFESDGLEETEQFLSENYAPMRIGSTTTTASTRIARAAAPAISVDRVDLGFVMSYEVEPLQMISLCDVASGTVEDHGPERTTAESFGAGELFSLAPPQRAYGGTINRASYTVTMLDPSVLAQVASPAPGHDTVELTGHRPVDAAAARRVRAAIDHLDNVVLSDPDAVASPLVLGTATRYLAAQLLEAFSNTSVAGPSLADSRDAHPAAVRRAIAFIDANADLDLSPVEIAAAAHVSVRSLQLAFRRHLDTTPMTYLRDVRLARAHRDLAAAGSGDGASVTDIALRWGFTHQGRFGQAYRRAYDETPGATRRRG
- a CDS encoding patatin-like phospholipase family protein, coding for MSTRALVLGGGGATGNAWLVGVVAGLLEAGVDVTTADLMIGTSAGSTAAAQVTSSSAAELLTAVLEAPVPQRPARPGAARPVADQMERTARLIAAATDAADMRRRLGAAALDLAAGSGESWAERWRATVATRLPSPAWPAQRLLITAVDAATGEPVGFERDSGVDLVDAVAASCSSGPAYPIGRRSYIDGGFRANADNADLAAGYDDVLVLSPFGGRSRAPQEWGLDLASQVAGLRAGGSRVETLFPATEHLGASAMDLSLRAPAARSGRDQGRELAARVGATWG
- a CDS encoding AraC family transcriptional regulator; protein product: MISTSFEPAAARDWQFPRHVAGTALLVTVGAAAGAPVTALLRGSGLGARDVADPQREVTADQELRVVRNLLAAAPGVTGGQVGAAYHASTFGPLGFALLSSPTLGDAANLALRFIDLSFTFTIPSASVEDDEVVVRVDHRGVPDDVRRFLVERDLTAIWTVLREICGNPRGLVATGDPAGGELRFASTWLAHPLPQANTHACALAEALCRDLVSPRRGRDAFTGQVRILVAQHLEAGAPMADVASALGLSERSLRRRLAAAGTSYRTVLDDVRAVAAEDLLADGLLLDEVARRLGYAEASSLVVAHRRWTGRTPRRQASSARR
- a CDS encoding DUF4267 domain-containing protein; translated protein: MTSSLDVLAWGRIGLGAAALAAPGTTSRTFGITPTPEVAYLTRIYGARAIALGAAYLLGGRAERDRLHLLGLGIDVSDTVTGLGHLVRRDSSPRAMVLVTALTGSYAAVGAVRALGRHARRP